Proteins from a genomic interval of Diospyros lotus cultivar Yz01 chromosome 6, ASM1463336v1, whole genome shotgun sequence:
- the LOC127803829 gene encoding uncharacterized protein LOC127803829: MGVELANQKAELTVVMEEDGADFTDSELVCRVRDALKSVSLGDSDDYNQLVGVIHRRECFHPDEVALLVTSLKALSGAVCYIDSVHHESLLSSVFRMSMWNYGPDVMDAIVELIISLAGSSGKYVDSCLDMLICNFIPPHSFKELLKHPRGLARKDQVLYRVHSALKDITDLVPLAPLRLLPIVIQRMPNIYSNEPLIVIYVENMLTLESGAMGELVGSMMLIAVVDRLIDLDVEIEWDDILNDDSSKGMFEMELEEVEETIDDIEEKVDEVPVEFSRRKGFRGNVVAEKLDSLLVLMFEHLNSCYDVGRLVKVFETLLQSFQLTVLSAYKSKFAQFVMFYACSLDPENCGMRFADMLADIFMGSALPPIKRMSAVAYLASYLSRAKFLSVSFVANTLQRLVRWCWEYCEDHNGDINPKAHRVFYSGCQAIMYVLCFRMRSVMEIPRLKSELLIMPIEALLKHPLDPLKVCLPSIVEEFLRQAKAARLFTVSEIFVFNDMLESELSRAFGGMERLDMFFPFDPCLLKKSDRFIRRSFVYWSMVRTTYDDDDYDCSSEDDVEVCIAGSRKDNADDDVMARSLGEHDLDFDEFDESLNRMSITPKNLSKYQFGAQQHGAMQMPSRIRPSTSPESL; this comes from the exons CAGTGACGATTACAATCAGCTTGTTGGTGTTATCCATCGCAGGGAATGCTTCCACCCAGATGAGGTGGCACTACTTGTG ACAAGTTTAAAGGCTTTGTCAGGAGCAGTTTGCTACATTGATAGCGTTCACCATGAGTCTCTTCTTTCTTCA GTATTTAGAATGAGCATGTGGAACTATGGGCCTGACGTGATGGATGCAATAGTTGAGCTAATAATATCCTTG GCTGGTTCGAGTGGAAAATACGTTGATTCATGCTTAGACATGCTCATATGCAATTTTATCCCTCCACATTCTTTCAAAGAATTGCTGAAGCATCCACGTGGTCTTGCAAGAAAGGACCAAGTTCTTTATCGTGTGCATTCAGCGTTGAAAGATATTACTGATTTAGTGCCTCTTGCACCTTTACGACTATTGCCAATAGTTATCCAGAGAATGCCAAATATTTATAGCAACGAACCT TTGATTGTGATATATGTGGAGAACATGTTAACATTGGAGAGTGGTGCCATGGGAGAGCTTGTTGGCAGCATGATGCTTATAGCAGTGGTCGATAGGTTGATAGATTTGGAC GTGGAGATAGAATGGGATGATATTTTGAATGATGATTCTAGTAAAGGCATGTTTGAGATGGAGCTTGAAGAGGTGGAGGAGACCATTGATGATATTGAGGAAAAAGTTGATGAG GTTCCAGTAGAATTTTCAAGACGTAAGGGTTTTCGGGGAAATGTAGTTGCTGAAAAGTTAGATAGCTTATTGGTCCTTATGTTTGAGCACCTTAATTCTTGTTATGATGTAGGACGTTTGGTTAAG GTATTTGAAACTCTTCTCCAGTCATTTCAGCTAACCGTCTTGAGTGCTTACAAGTCAAAGTTTGCCCAG TTTGTGATGTTCTATGCTTGTTCACTTGATCCTGAAAACTGTGGCATGAGATTTGCTGATATGCTTGCAGATATTTTTATGGGCAGTGCACTCCCCCCTATTAAGAG GATGAGTGCTGTTGCTTATCTTGCTAGTTATTTGTCTCGTGCAAAGTTTTTGTCAGTCTCTTTTGTTGCCAACACATTGCAAAG GCTGGTGAGATGGTGTTGGGAATATTGTGAAGATCACAACGGTGATATTAATCCAAAAGCTCACAGAGTTTTTTATTCTGGATGTCAG GCAATCATGTATGTTCTTTGTTTCCGCATGCGATCCGTGATGGAAATTCCACGTCTCAAGTCGGAACTTCTTATTATGCCTATAGAGGCATTATTGAAGCATCCTTTGGACCCACTGAAG GTGTGTCTGCCATCTATAGTGGAGGAATTTCTTCGGCAGGCAAAAGCAGCTCGCCTGTTTACAGTGTCAGAGATTTTTGTCTTTAATGACATGCTGGAATCAGAACTTTCGAGAGCTTTTGGTGGGATGGAAAGGCTTGACATGTTCTTCCCATTTGACCCATGTTTGTTGAAAAAATCTGACAG ATTCATTCGGCGAAGCTTTGTGTACTGGTCAATGGTAAGAACTACATATGACGACGATGACTATGATTGTAGCAGTGAAGATGATGTTGAGGTTTGTATTGCTGGGAGCAGGAAGGACAATGCTGATGATGATGTAATGGCTAGGAGTTTGGGAGAACATGACCTGGATTTTGACGAATTTGACGAATCATTGAACAGAATGTCTATCACCCCCAAGAACTTGTCGAAGTATCAGTTTGGTGCTCAACAGCATGGTGCCATGCAAATGCCATCAAGAATCAGGCCTTCCACAAGTCCAGAatccttgtga